A region of Salvia splendens isolate huo1 chromosome 17, SspV2, whole genome shotgun sequence DNA encodes the following proteins:
- the LOC121775236 gene encoding wings apart-like protein 2, with translation MIVRTYGRRSRGLTRSYSDVVSEPPSHDVFSFTYSSQDSAHCHLSDPYSLDSPQEPRQLPISPSADCGGLWKRKRAKVSDSEPCVLISSRESEDYAVVEISDGESEEPELVKKIDRDCFDKDSSQEVSEFSGLPRRGSVENGVSGFSENGGSWKPKWNDTHGLNSSLGLRELEITGSRVGSGSSRVVSRNHKEENGVLEKKKKKKKNKKSKKLEMEEVGLGDLFVTSTLMETQESGETDELLEEVEYTLDGLTKGQSVKVWRGSLLSLLSACGTAQQRRILRVHGSTKEIVDAVSGLNFDDPPSNLAAAALLCLLTTDGQGDHLLESPSCICFLIKLLKPQECGGGAAKKKVPTIGSRLLGLCRKSGLIQDSAKGTDSSSTDIMLKVQDILVSLKEMKPKDAADRRMEEPKVTPKWISLLTMEKASLSTISIQDTSSTVRKMGGNFKEKLRELGGLDEVFEVARNCHSTMEEWLEKSPIFALDSKDKLGPDSLVVLLKCLKIMENTTIHSKDNQCHLLGMKGKSDGQRAPRFFTELILSVIKILSGVTIQRRSSRTLNDEKMGGTSEEDIHSGGCCHMAVSQKNSSTSPPCNQCLVPWQSGSRTSQESSQASVDPLLIKMRVESSSAVSCSGSYGNSDRLLEQSNDQDPFAFDGGDEETNWELLSGTGRMRKSLAQDNRGSARENEEIHPSGLMCSQQESSNMEIYNPEDASCSFASEEEEDMLDLLDTAVKVLVNLSNDNPKGCQQIAKLGGLEILSSLIAGHFPSFSNTLLTDQEYNLLVNILCLLVNMVEKDGQNRSRLASVTVSLPSISGSETEDERDVISLLCSIFVANHGAGQAAGEDGRLSLEDEESVLQEVKEAEKRAVEAYSALLLAFLSTESKSIRRAIAECLPNRKLSVVVPVLERFVEFHRAMNMISPQTYIAVLEVIESCRIP, from the exons ATGATAGTGAGAACATACGGCCGGCGCAGCAGAGGGCTGACGCGGAGCTACTCCGACGTCGTTTCGGAGCCTCCTTCCCATGACGTTTTCAGTTTCACATATTCTTCCCAGGATTCCGCTCACTGCCACTTGTCCGATCCCTACAGCCTCGATTCTCCGCAGGAGCCGCGGCAATTGCCGATTTCGCCCTCTGCCGATTGCGGGGGTTTGTGGAAGCGGAAGAGAGCGAAGGTGAGCGATTCGGAGCCGTGCGTTTTGATTTCTTCTCGGGAATCGGAGGATTATGCGGTGGTGGAGATTTCCGATGGGGAGTCGGAGGAGCCGGAATTGGTCAAGAAAATCGACCGTGATTGTTTCGATAAAGATTCTTCGCAGGAGGTGAGTGAGTTTTCGGGTTTGCCGCGGAGGGGGAGTGTGGAAAATGGCGTTTCTGGGTTTTCTGAAAATGGGGGTTCTTGGAAACCTAAGTGGAATGATACACACGGTCTGAATTCATCGTTGGGTCTGCGTGAATTGGAGATTACGGGGAGTAGAGTGGGTTCGGGTAGTAGTAGAGTGGTTTCTCGAAATCATAAGGAAGAGAATGGGGtgttggagaagaagaagaagaagaagaaaaataagaagAGTAAGAAGTTGGAAATGGAGGAGGTGGGGCTAGGCGATTTATTTGTTACCTCTACATTGATGGAAACTCAGGAGTCTGGGGAAACGGATGAGCTCCTGGAGGAGGTGGAGTACACATTGGATGGGTTAACGAAGGGGCAGAGTGTGAAGGTTTGGCGAGGGAGTCTTTTATCTTTGTTGTCGGCGTGTGGAACAGCTCAACAGCGGCGAATTCTAAGGGTTCATGG GTCGACCAAAGAGATTGTTGATGCTGTTTCGGGACTCAATTTTGATGACCCTCCAAGCAACCTCGCTGCTGCTGCTTTACTTTGTCTGCTGACAACTGAT GGTCAAGGTGACCATCTTCTGGAGTCACCAAGTTGCATATGCTTTCTGATAAAGTTGTTAAAACCACAAGAATGTGGAGGTGGAGCCGCCAAAAAGAAAGTTCCAACCATTGGTAGCAGGCTTTTAGGACTCTGCAGGAAATCTGGTCTTATACAAGACTCAGCCAAGGGAACTGATTCCAGCTCTACTGATATCATGCTAAAGGTTCAGGATATCCTTGTCAGTCTCAAGGAAATGAAGCCAAAAGATGCTGCTGATCGTAGGATGGAAGAACCCAAGGTGACTCCTAAATGGATTAGTTTGCTTACAATGGAGAAAGCTTCCTTATCGACCATCTCTATTCAAG ACACCTCTAGCACTGTAAGGAAAATGGGGGGTAACTTCAAGGAAAAATTAAGAGAGCTTGGAGGACTTGATGAAGTGTTTGAAGTGGCAAGGAATTGTCATTCCACAATGGAG GAATGGTTGGAGAAGAGTCCAATTTTTGCTCTAGATTCGAAAGATAAGTTGGGGCCAGATAGTCTAGTAGTGCTCTTGAAATGTCTAAAAATAATGGAAAACACTACAATCCATAGCAAGGATAACCAG TGCCATTTGCTTGGAATGAAAGGAAAATCCGATGGTCAACGAGCTCCACGTTTCTTCACAGAACTCATTCTGAGCGTCATTAAGATTCTCTCAG GTGTCACCATACAGCGAAGATCTTCAAGAACGTTAAATGATGAAAAGATGGGCGGTACCTCTGAGGAGGACATTCACTCTGGAGGGTGCTGTCACATGGCTGTTTCTCAGAAAAACTCAAGTACATCTCCTCCATGCAATCAATGCCTAGTACCTTGGCAGTCAGGATCAAGGACTAGTCAAGAATCTAGCCAGGCGTCTGTGGATCCGCTATTGATAAAGATGAGGGTTGAGTCTTCTTCAGCAGTGTCATGTAGTGGATCATATGGTAATTCAGATAGACTACTAGAACAGTCCAACGACCAGGATCCTTTTGCATTTGATGGGGGTGATGAGGAAACAAACTGGGAGTTGCTATCAGGGACTGGAAGAATGAGGAAATCTCTGGCTCAAGATAACAGGGGAAGCGCAAGGGAAAATGAAGAAATCCATCCCTCTGGCTTGATGTGCAGCCAACAAGAGTCGAGTAACATGGAAATTTATAATCCAGAGGATGCGTCATGTTCTTTTGCtagtgaggaagaggaagataTGCTTGATCTTCTAGATACTGCTGTTAAG GTTCTTGTGAACTTGTCCAATGACAACCCTAAGGGCTGCCAGCAAATTGCAAAACTTGGAGGCTTGGAAATCTTATCTTCTCTGATTGCTGGCCATTTTCCATCATTTAGCAACACACTTCTCACTGATCAAGAGTACAACCTTCTTGTTAATATTCTGTGCTTGCTTGTGAATATGGTAGAGAAGGACGGACAGAACAG ATCTCGGCTTGCATCAGTTACTGTTTCATTACCCAGCATCAGTGGTTCAGAAACGGAGGATGAAAGGGATGTGATCTCTCTTCTGTGCTCAATCTTCGTGGCTAATCATGGAGCTGGTCAGGCTGCTGGAGAGGATGGACGGTTATCATTG GAGGATGAAGAATCCGTGTTACAGGAAGTAAAAGAAGCCGAGAAAAGGGCTGTGGAAGCTTATTCAGCTCTTCTTCTAGCGTTCCTCTCCACGGAAAG TAAGAGCATACGTCGTGCCATTGCTGAGTGTCTTCCCAACCGGAAGTTGTCCGTTGTTGTTCCCGTGCTG